From the genome of Nitrospinota bacterium, one region includes:
- a CDS encoding SMP-30/gluconolactonase/LRE family protein: protein MAFSAYSNRGCHSVPLQRRLMMGRLTGLANGSAFKGILLALMLSVAAAPVARGYELITEYDIPQKESYPTAITSTADGKIWFIEFNANALVSFDTESGVMKEFPILSGKSHAMDIAADGNGILWVAEQDVNVIGRFDPRTGTFKEYLIPFKDVNPIVVYAARNGDIWTLGWNNNMLVRFRPGTEKFDNFHIPTPNSSSFDLTEDHAGNIWFVERGGNKIAMFNPEKKKFREWALSESIQSPLGTAIDSKGMVWYLKMVDNMIVRFDPKTAKQETFDMPKNKGTKEIAIDQSDNIWMVQHTDNRLLRFNTKTATMQTFDLAEGESKPNSLAIDHKGRVWFTESGTGKLGMLDTAKLLDEKRKMRVKIKTTEKLFR from the coding sequence ATGGCGTTTTCGGCATATTCAAATCGCGGTTGCCACAGCGTGCCGCTTCAGCGGCGTTTGATGATGGGACGGTTGACCGGCTTGGCAAACGGTTCGGCTTTCAAGGGAATCCTGTTGGCCTTGATGTTGTCGGTTGCCGCCGCTCCGGTGGCGCGCGGCTATGAGCTGATAACAGAGTACGATATCCCGCAAAAAGAGAGCTATCCCACCGCCATTACCTCCACGGCGGATGGCAAAATCTGGTTTATCGAATTCAATGCCAACGCGCTGGTAAGTTTCGATACTGAGTCGGGCGTAATGAAGGAATTTCCCATTCTTTCGGGTAAAAGCCACGCCATGGATATCGCCGCTGACGGAAACGGCATCCTGTGGGTGGCGGAGCAGGATGTCAACGTGATAGGGAGGTTCGATCCCCGGACGGGAACTTTTAAGGAGTATCTGATTCCATTCAAGGACGTCAACCCGATCGTGGTGTATGCCGCGCGTAACGGTGATATATGGACACTTGGCTGGAATAACAACATGCTGGTTCGTTTCCGGCCCGGCACCGAAAAATTCGACAACTTCCATATTCCGACGCCGAACAGCAGCAGTTTTGATCTGACGGAGGATCACGCCGGCAACATATGGTTCGTCGAACGTGGCGGCAACAAGATCGCCATGTTCAACCCCGAAAAAAAGAAGTTCCGCGAGTGGGCCTTGTCGGAGTCCATACAGTCCCCCCTTGGCACGGCGATCGATTCCAAAGGGATGGTCTGGTACCTCAAAATGGTCGACAACATGATTGTGCGTTTCGATCCGAAAACGGCGAAGCAAGAGACTTTCGACATGCCGAAAAACAAGGGAACCAAGGAAATAGCGATAGACCAATCGGATAACATCTGGATGGTTCAACACACCGATAACAGGTTGCTCCGCTTCAACACCAAAACCGCCACGATGCAAACTTTCGATCTCGCCGAAGGGGAATCGAAGCCGAACTCCCTGGCGATAGACCACAAGGGGCGTGTTTGGTTTACCGAATCCGGCACCGGGAAACTAGGCATGCTGGACACCGCAAAGCTGCTTGACGAAAAGAGAAAGATGCGGGTTAAGATAAAGACCACCGAGAAACTATTCAGGTGA
- a CDS encoding cytochrome b N-terminal domain-containing protein, producing the protein MKKIIGWIDERLGIVQFYHNQVAFELPESVTLWHFFSGLTIGCVGIQFLTGFYMVMYYVPEPNLAHQSIREMCQLSNFGALMRNLHRWSATFGALFVMLHVFHTMGRKAYKSPRELNWFTGLVLGVIFLLFLITGIIAPWDWRSYWELIIWADWVDLIPVVGNWLKGLILGSFTLGRNFAVHIIMLPILFFAVLFVHIVLMRRLGMAKKV; encoded by the coding sequence ATGAAAAAAATTATCGGATGGATTGACGAACGCCTTGGAATTGTCCAATTCTACCACAATCAGGTGGCATTTGAGCTGCCTGAAAGCGTTACCTTATGGCATTTTTTTAGCGGCCTAACCATCGGTTGTGTAGGTATCCAGTTTCTGACCGGTTTCTACATGGTCATGTACTATGTTCCGGAACCGAATCTTGCCCACCAAAGCATCCGGGAGATGTGCCAGCTATCCAACTTTGGCGCGTTGATGCGAAACCTGCACCGCTGGAGCGCGACATTCGGCGCCCTTTTCGTCATGCTGCATGTTTTTCACACGATGGGAAGAAAAGCGTATAAAAGCCCCCGCGAACTGAATTGGTTCACCGGCCTCGTCTTGGGGGTGATTTTTCTTCTTTTTCTTATAACCGGCATTATCGCGCCGTGGGACTGGAGAAGCTATTGGGAACTGATCATATGGGCCGACTGGGTTGACCTGATTCCGGTGGTCGGCAATTGGCTGAAAGGTCTCATTTTGGGATCGTTCACCCTTGGCCGTAATTTTGCGGTGCATATCATTATGTTGCCGATATTGTTTTTCGCCGTTCTTTTTGTCCATATTGTATTGATGCGGCGGCTTGGAATGGCCAAGAAAGTATGA